In Chromobacterium rhizoryzae, one genomic interval encodes:
- a CDS encoding ABC transporter ATP-binding protein: protein MTQNQTLLSVRNLKVAFRQENGGDFQALKGVSFDIPAKRTVALVGESGSGKSVTSMAIMRLLSPQHASIHPDSQILLQGRDLLKAGGAEMRALRGKDIAMIFQEPMSSLNPVFSVGEQIMEALMLHAKLGRRAARRRAIELLREVGLPEPESKVDSYPHQLSGGQQQRVMIAMAIACEPKLLIADEPTTALDVTIQKQILQLIADLQKKHDMAVLFITHDLGVVGEFADEVIVMRHGEIREQGSVQQIFDAPQDAYTKALLACRPHLDRRPQRLAVIDDFLQPGGYVEPPQRERGYRDDDEIILDVRGLSKSFDVREGLFGKRQFHAVKDVSFKLAKGKTLGIVGESGSGKTTVGLTLVRLHQASGGQALFHGQDLLGMDAKAFHAYKRRIQIIFQNPYASLNPRFTVEQILSEPMQLHGIGRDGGERRKLAQELLDKVGMPAGALQKYPHEFSGGQRQRIAIARCLTLKPEVLICDESVSALDVSVQAQVLNLLQDLQDEYGLSYLFISHDLAVVKHISDQVMVMNKGEVVEQADADQIYREPRQSYTRKLLESIPQGWVGMAPA from the coding sequence ATGACTCAGAACCAGACCCTGCTGTCGGTGCGCAATCTCAAAGTGGCGTTCCGTCAGGAGAACGGCGGCGATTTCCAGGCGCTCAAGGGCGTCAGCTTCGACATCCCGGCCAAGCGCACCGTGGCCTTGGTGGGCGAATCCGGCTCCGGCAAATCGGTGACCTCCATGGCCATCATGCGCCTGCTGTCGCCGCAGCACGCCAGCATCCACCCGGACAGCCAGATCCTGCTGCAAGGGCGGGATCTGCTCAAGGCCGGCGGCGCCGAGATGCGCGCGCTGCGCGGCAAAGACATCGCGATGATCTTCCAGGAGCCGATGAGCTCGCTGAACCCGGTGTTCAGCGTGGGCGAGCAGATCATGGAAGCCCTGATGCTGCACGCCAAGCTGGGCCGCCGCGCCGCGCGCCGGCGCGCGATCGAACTCTTGCGCGAAGTGGGCCTGCCGGAACCGGAAAGCAAGGTGGACAGCTACCCGCACCAGCTGTCCGGCGGCCAGCAGCAGCGGGTGATGATCGCGATGGCCATCGCCTGCGAACCCAAGCTGCTGATTGCCGACGAACCCACCACCGCGCTGGACGTGACCATCCAGAAGCAGATCCTGCAACTGATCGCGGACCTGCAGAAGAAACACGATATGGCGGTGCTGTTCATCACCCACGATCTGGGCGTGGTGGGCGAGTTCGCCGACGAAGTCATCGTCATGCGTCACGGCGAAATCCGCGAACAGGGCAGCGTGCAGCAAATCTTCGACGCGCCGCAGGACGCCTACACCAAGGCGCTGCTGGCCTGCCGCCCGCACCTTGACCGGCGGCCGCAGCGGCTGGCGGTGATCGACGACTTCCTGCAACCGGGCGGCTATGTGGAACCGCCGCAGCGCGAGCGCGGCTACCGTGACGACGACGAAATCATCCTGGACGTGCGCGGGCTGAGCAAATCCTTCGACGTGCGCGAAGGCTTGTTCGGCAAACGCCAGTTCCACGCGGTCAAGGACGTGTCCTTCAAACTGGCCAAGGGCAAAACCCTGGGCATCGTCGGCGAATCCGGCTCCGGCAAGACCACCGTCGGTCTGACCCTGGTGCGGCTGCACCAGGCCAGCGGCGGGCAGGCGCTGTTCCACGGCCAGGACCTGCTGGGCATGGACGCCAAGGCCTTCCACGCTTACAAGCGGCGCATCCAGATCATCTTCCAGAACCCCTACGCCTCGCTGAACCCGCGTTTCACCGTGGAGCAGATCCTGAGCGAACCGATGCAGCTGCACGGCATCGGCCGCGACGGCGGCGAGCGGCGCAAGCTGGCGCAGGAACTGCTGGACAAGGTGGGCATGCCGGCCGGGGCGCTGCAGAAATACCCGCACGAATTTTCCGGCGGCCAGCGTCAGCGCATCGCGATTGCGCGCTGCCTGACCTTGAAGCCGGAAGTGCTGATCTGCGACGAATCGGTGTCGGCGCTGGACGTGTCGGTGCAGGCGCAAGTGCTGAACCTGCTGCAAGACCTGCAGGACGAATACGGCCTGTCCTATCTGTTTATCTCGCACGATCTGGCGGTGGTGAAGCATATCTCCGACCAGGTGATGGTGATGAACAAGGGCGAGGTGGTGGAGCAGGCGGACGCGGATCAGATCTACCGCGAACCGCGGCAGAGCTATACCCGCAAGCTGTTGGAGTCCATCCCGCAAGGCTGGGTGGGCATGGCGCCGGCCTAA
- a CDS encoding YncE family protein produces the protein MWRVKARAVLLLAALSTPLAWAQEPAAFDPQIRNNTLAVNPAETLALAGNSSRGTLLAYDLRAGKLLRELPGFVTPRNIVFSPDGERFYVSDSSKGVVERWHAGSWTREASLAIGPGAFGTALNRDGSRLYVNNQAAGSLTVVNLPQWKVEKVLTGFAQPRQGIKVSPDGGTVFVTNFLGDKITLVDAAKLETRAEVGGFDKLRAISVSGDGRSVFAANSGADTLSWVDVPSRTVIKTVKVGQEPYGAALRPDGRFLYSGNLKSHSLTVVSLPAFEAVGEITGFSGPRQAISFSRDSGKAWVLNEDLGIAEVDLTRKAIIRVLAPAAG, from the coding sequence ATGTGGCGCGTTAAAGCGAGGGCGGTGCTGCTGTTGGCGGCGTTGTCGACACCCTTGGCCTGGGCGCAGGAGCCGGCGGCTTTCGATCCGCAAATCCGCAACAACACCCTGGCGGTCAATCCGGCGGAAACGCTGGCCCTGGCCGGCAACAGTTCCCGCGGCACGCTGCTGGCCTATGACTTGCGCGCCGGCAAGCTGCTGCGCGAACTGCCGGGCTTTGTCACGCCGCGCAATATCGTGTTTTCCCCGGACGGGGAGCGCTTCTACGTCTCCGACAGCAGCAAGGGCGTGGTGGAGCGCTGGCACGCGGGCAGCTGGACGCGGGAAGCCAGCCTGGCGATAGGGCCGGGGGCGTTCGGCACCGCGCTGAACCGGGACGGCAGCCGGCTATACGTCAATAATCAGGCCGCCGGCAGCCTGACCGTGGTCAATCTGCCGCAATGGAAGGTGGAAAAAGTGCTGACCGGTTTCGCCCAGCCGCGCCAGGGCATCAAGGTATCGCCGGACGGCGGCACCGTGTTCGTCACCAACTTCCTGGGCGACAAGATCACCCTGGTGGACGCGGCCAAGCTGGAGACCCGCGCCGAGGTGGGCGGTTTCGACAAGCTGCGCGCCATCTCCGTCAGCGGCGACGGCCGCAGCGTGTTCGCCGCCAATAGCGGCGCGGATACGCTGTCCTGGGTGGATGTGCCCAGCCGGACCGTGATCAAGACGGTGAAAGTGGGGCAAGAACCTTACGGCGCGGCCTTGCGGCCGGACGGGCGCTTCCTGTATTCCGGCAACCTCAAGAGCCACTCGCTGACCGTGGTGTCCTTGCCGGCGTTCGAAGCGGTGGGGGAAATCACCGGCTTCAGCGGGCCGCGTCAGGCCATCAGCTTCAGCCGGGACAGCGGCAAGGCCTGGGTGTTGAACGAAGATCTGGGCATTGCGGAGGTGGATTTGACGCGTAAGGCCATTATCCGGGTGCTGGCCCCCGCCGCTGGATGA
- a CDS encoding COG4315 family predicted lipoprotein encodes MKAWMAVALTALSMGALAGEAASRRDGALVDAQGMTLYVFDKDAAGSGRSACNQACAALWPPLLAAADDSAPEGFSRIRRDDGQTQWAYQGKPLYRFAKDGKPGERAGDGFKEVWHVAR; translated from the coding sequence ATGAAAGCATGGATGGCGGTGGCGCTGACGGCGCTGAGCATGGGCGCGTTGGCTGGGGAGGCGGCGTCGCGGCGCGACGGCGCGCTGGTGGACGCGCAAGGCATGACGCTGTACGTCTTCGACAAGGATGCGGCCGGCAGCGGCCGCAGCGCGTGCAATCAGGCTTGCGCGGCGCTGTGGCCGCCCTTGCTGGCGGCGGCGGACGACAGCGCGCCGGAGGGTTTCAGCCGGATCCGCCGCGACGACGGCCAGACGCAGTGGGCGTATCAAGGCAAGCCCTTGTACCGTTTCGCCAAAGACGGCAAGCCGGGCGAGCGCGCCGGCGACGGCTTCAAGGAGGTATGGCATGTGGCGCGTTAA
- a CDS encoding RNA polymerase sigma factor — MSEAAQQRFHRLLVDCIPRLRRYARALVFDQGAADDLVQDTLEQAWRKWRQWREDRDLRPWLFGIMHRQHIDDFRRYGARRQPLSEDMAELTVDAPQERGLALRELAANLARLPEEQRAVLLLLALEDMSYQQIAATLDIPLGTVMSRLSRGRERLRGLMEAGAAPAAGGGV, encoded by the coding sequence ATGAGCGAGGCCGCCCAACAGCGCTTCCACCGTCTGCTGGTGGATTGCATTCCGCGGCTGAGGCGTTATGCCCGCGCCCTGGTGTTCGATCAGGGCGCGGCGGACGATCTGGTGCAGGACACGCTGGAGCAAGCCTGGCGCAAGTGGCGGCAATGGCGGGAAGACCGCGACTTGCGCCCCTGGCTGTTCGGCATCATGCACCGGCAGCATATCGACGACTTTCGCCGCTACGGCGCCAGGCGGCAGCCGCTGTCGGAGGATATGGCCGAGCTGACGGTGGACGCGCCGCAGGAGCGCGGCCTGGCGCTGCGCGAACTGGCGGCCAATCTGGCCCGGCTGCCGGAGGAGCAGCGCGCCGTGTTGCTGCTGCTGGCGCTGGAGGACATGAGCTATCAGCAGATTGCGGCGACCTTGGACATTCCGCTGGGCACGGTGATGTCGCGGCTGAGCCGGGGGCGCGAACGCTTGCGCGGTTTGATGGAGGCGGGCGCCGCGCCGGCCGCCGGAGGAGGAGTTTGA
- a CDS encoding anti-sigma factor family protein — METVTEQELQAYLDDALPLERRAAVEAYLDNHPEARERLRAYRRLQEDIGALFEPALREPVPPRLLAAALPPPAPLRRGWRVPWWQGAAASVLMLALGGGGGWLLRGQLQAPAAQWVAAADGQEPLPRLAAMAHVVYSPDVKRPVEIDAEHQDQLVAWLSKRLQSRVKPPLLSAQGYELIGGRLLPGEQGPVAQFMYHNAAGQRMTLYVATTAAPRRDAGFRFASQGPVNVFYWWDGRFAYALSAGLSRDELGRLAEAAHGQLRTS; from the coding sequence ATGGAAACGGTCACGGAACAGGAATTGCAGGCTTATTTGGACGACGCCTTGCCGCTGGAGCGGCGCGCGGCGGTGGAAGCCTATCTGGACAACCACCCGGAGGCGCGGGAACGGCTGCGGGCTTACCGCCGCTTGCAGGAGGATATCGGCGCCTTGTTCGAGCCGGCCTTGCGAGAGCCCGTCCCGCCGCGCCTGCTGGCCGCCGCGTTGCCGCCGCCGGCTCCGTTGCGGCGAGGGTGGCGGGTGCCGTGGTGGCAGGGCGCGGCCGCGTCCGTGCTGATGTTGGCCCTGGGCGGCGGCGGCGGCTGGTTGCTGCGCGGTCAGCTGCAAGCGCCGGCTGCGCAGTGGGTGGCGGCGGCGGACGGCCAGGAGCCTTTGCCGCGCTTGGCGGCGATGGCGCATGTGGTGTACAGCCCGGACGTGAAGCGGCCGGTGGAAATCGACGCCGAGCATCAGGACCAGTTGGTGGCCTGGCTGTCCAAACGGCTGCAAAGCCGGGTCAAGCCGCCGCTGTTGAGCGCGCAAGGCTATGAGTTGATCGGCGGCCGGCTGTTGCCGGGCGAACAAGGGCCGGTGGCCCAGTTCATGTACCACAACGCCGCCGGTCAGCGCATGACCTTGTACGTGGCCACCACCGCCGCACCGCGCCGCGACGCGGGCTTCCGCTTCGCCAGCCAGGGGCCGGTGAACGTGTTTTATTGGTGGGACGGCCGCTTCGCCTACGCCTTGTCGGCCGGCCTGTCGCGGGATGAGCTGGGGAGGTTGGCGGAGGCGGCGCACGGCCAGTTGCGGACCTCCTGA